In Phycisphaeraceae bacterium, one DNA window encodes the following:
- a CDS encoding sugar kinase: MAAIDSGRVVTFGEIMLRLSTPGFSRFLQASQFDVTYGGGEANVASSLAQFGLDASFVSKLPKHEIGQAAVNHLRRFGVDTSFVVRGGERVGVYFLETGASQRASKVVYDRAGAAVASLGVDELDVDAVFAGASWFHWTGITPALGEVPRETLGVLLAAAKRVGCTVSCDLNFRKKLWTTAEAQVVMRPLMEHVDVCIANEEDAEKSLGVSPEDTDVTAGYLDEAGYGKLARKLREQFGFKAVAITLRESHSASRNGWSALMLDDRECSTATRSRAYDVQLVDRVGGGDSFAAGLIYGLTRLGDTRKALEFAVAASCLKQTIPGDFNIVSVDEVLKLAEGDASGRVDR; encoded by the coding sequence ATGGCTGCGATTGATTCGGGTCGTGTCGTGACGTTCGGTGAGATCATGCTCAGGCTGTCGACGCCTGGCTTCTCGCGTTTTCTGCAGGCGAGTCAGTTTGATGTGACCTATGGTGGGGGCGAGGCGAATGTGGCTTCTTCGTTGGCGCAGTTTGGTCTTGACGCGAGTTTTGTGAGCAAGCTGCCGAAGCACGAGATCGGGCAGGCTGCGGTGAACCATCTGCGTCGATTCGGCGTGGACACATCGTTTGTGGTTCGTGGCGGGGAGCGGGTTGGGGTCTACTTTCTGGAGACGGGTGCGAGCCAACGGGCGAGCAAGGTGGTGTATGACCGGGCGGGTGCTGCGGTGGCGTCGCTTGGGGTTGATGAGTTGGATGTTGATGCGGTGTTTGCGGGGGCTTCGTGGTTTCACTGGACGGGGATCACGCCAGCGTTGGGCGAGGTCCCGCGAGAGACGTTGGGCGTGCTGCTGGCTGCGGCGAAACGGGTGGGGTGCACGGTGTCCTGCGACCTGAACTTTCGCAAGAAGCTGTGGACGACGGCAGAAGCGCAGGTGGTGATGCGGCCGTTGATGGAGCATGTCGATGTCTGCATTGCTAATGAGGAAGATGCGGAAAAATCCCTGGGCGTGTCGCCTGAGGACACGGATGTGACGGCGGGGTATCTTGATGAGGCGGGGTATGGCAAGCTCGCGAGGAAACTGCGCGAGCAGTTTGGTTTCAAGGCGGTGGCGATCACGCTGCGTGAGAGTCACTCGGCGTCGCGGAATGGCTGGTCGGCGCTGATGCTCGATGATCGAGAGTGCTCGACGGCGACACGGTCACGAGCGTATGACGTGCAGTTGGTGGATCGCGTGGGGGGAGGGGACAGTTTCGCAGCGGGTTTGATCTACGGGCTGACTCGGCTGGGGGATACGCGGAAGGCGTTGGAGTTTGCGGTAGCGGCCTCGTGTCTGAAGCAGACGATTCCCGGTGACTTTAACATCGTGTCGGTTGATGAAGTGCTGAAGCTGGCGGAGGGTGATGCCTCGGGGCGCGTGGATCGGTGA
- a CDS encoding bifunctional 4-hydroxy-2-oxoglutarate aldolase/2-dehydro-3-deoxy-phosphogluconate aldolase, producing MDRGAILDRLKRERVIAVIRLGSSEDLPALAEALAAGGVRGIEVTLSTPNAIEGIRDLAKRYGDELFLGVGSVLDGDTARAAAAAGARYVVSPIFDPAIVEAAHASGAAAMPGCFTPTEIHRAMQVGADVAKVFPADSLGIPFFKAVLAPMPHLRLMPTGGVTLDNAGDWIKAGAVAVGAGGALCPKDKLEARDWAAITANAARIRASADSASS from the coding sequence ATGGATCGTGGAGCGATTCTTGATCGACTAAAGCGTGAACGAGTGATCGCGGTGATTCGGCTTGGGTCGTCCGAAGACCTGCCAGCATTGGCGGAAGCGCTCGCGGCGGGTGGTGTGCGGGGTATTGAGGTGACGTTGTCGACGCCGAATGCGATCGAGGGCATTCGTGATCTGGCCAAGCGATATGGGGACGAGCTATTTCTGGGCGTGGGTTCGGTGCTGGACGGAGACACAGCCCGGGCGGCGGCCGCGGCGGGGGCGCGGTATGTAGTGAGCCCCATTTTTGATCCGGCGATTGTGGAGGCGGCGCACGCTTCGGGGGCGGCGGCCATGCCGGGATGTTTTACGCCGACAGAGATTCATCGTGCGATGCAGGTGGGGGCGGATGTGGCCAAGGTGTTTCCTGCGGACAGTCTGGGCATACCGTTTTTCAAAGCGGTGCTGGCGCCGATGCCGCATCTGAGGCTCATGCCGACGGGCGGGGTGACGCTGGACAATGCGGGTGACTGGATTAAGGCGGGCGCTGTGGCGGTGGGTGCTGGCGGAGCGCTATGCCCCAAGGATAAGTTGGAGGCACGAGACTGGGCTGCGATCACGGCGAACGCGGCGCGGATTCGAGCTTCGGCGGACTCCGCTTCTTCATAA
- a CDS encoding 3-ketoacyl-ACP reductase: MSDRPVAMVTGGSRGIGLGIAHKLAADGFDVVINGRRAAADVKGVLEELGTHGVETQYVRGDVANLEEHEVMIEAIRERFGRLDALVNNAGVAPERREDILDASAESFDRLMSINLRGPYFLTQRVARWMIEQKKADAQRQPSIVFVTSVSATVVSVNRGDYCITKAGLAMASQLWAARLGEFGIPCYEVRPGIIKTDMTAGVTEKYDKLFAEGIAVDRRWGTPEDVGAVVAALVGGDLPYGTGQAIMVDGGLTVQRL; encoded by the coding sequence ATGAGTGATCGACCGGTTGCGATGGTCACGGGGGGATCGCGTGGGATCGGATTGGGGATCGCTCACAAGCTGGCGGCGGATGGTTTTGATGTGGTGATCAACGGCCGGCGGGCGGCGGCGGATGTTAAGGGTGTGCTGGAAGAACTGGGTACTCATGGCGTCGAGACGCAGTATGTGCGGGGGGATGTGGCGAATCTTGAAGAACACGAGGTGATGATCGAGGCAATCCGCGAGCGGTTTGGTCGGCTTGATGCGCTGGTGAACAATGCGGGGGTGGCTCCGGAGCGGCGAGAGGACATCCTGGATGCGTCGGCTGAGAGCTTTGATCGGTTGATGTCGATTAATCTACGAGGACCGTATTTCCTGACACAGCGTGTGGCTCGGTGGATGATCGAGCAGAAAAAGGCCGATGCGCAGCGGCAGCCGTCGATTGTTTTTGTGACGTCGGTCAGTGCGACGGTGGTGTCGGTGAATCGTGGGGACTACTGCATCACGAAGGCGGGGCTGGCGATGGCGTCGCAGTTGTGGGCGGCACGTCTGGGGGAGTTTGGCATTCCTTGTTACGAGGTGCGGCCAGGGATCATTAAAACGGACATGACGGCGGGAGTGACGGAGAAATACGACAAGCTGTTTGCGGAGGGGATCGCGGTTGATCGGCGGTGGGGGACGCCGGAGGATGTGGGGGCGGTGGTCGCGGCGCTGGTCGGCGGCGACCTTCCCTACGGGACGGGTCAGGCGATCATGGTCGATGGCGGGTTGACGGTTCAGAGGCTCTAG
- a CDS encoding glycosyl hydrolase: MIRIDDTLTPADLLDPIARMWALSGEKIRSIETSFPPGSSTPVFTVAGKYTAQGWTEWTQGFQFGSAALQFDATGDEFFLELARERTREVMAPHLTHTGVHDHGFNNVSTYGNLWRLAREGRFAAGAGEMDFYELALKVTGAVQASRWAKTADGTGYIYSFNGPQSLFVDTIRSCRALAVSHQLGHVLQGERDERINLLGRIIEHARNTARFNIWYGADSKNGLRDIYDIRGRASHEAVFNANNGDYRCPSTQQGYSPFSTWTRGLSWAVVGYPEQLEFLETVGDEELEPHGGRAEVTGFMLEAARATCDFFIEHTPVDGVPYWDTGAPGLAMMGDYLDRPAEPFNDYEPVDSSAGAICCQGLVRLGLYLKRHGDAAAGDRYLKAGLTSLRTLLTDTYLGVDPEHQGLSLHTVYHRPNGWDYVPEGRKIPCGEAAMWGDYHLREAALTVQRLANDEPAYRFFGPIENDVEAVR; encoded by the coding sequence ATGATTCGGATTGATGACACACTGACGCCTGCTGACCTGCTCGATCCGATCGCCCGGATGTGGGCGTTGTCGGGTGAGAAGATTCGTTCGATCGAGACGAGTTTTCCGCCTGGATCGTCTACGCCTGTGTTCACGGTGGCGGGGAAGTACACCGCTCAGGGGTGGACAGAGTGGACGCAGGGTTTTCAGTTTGGTTCGGCGGCGTTGCAGTTTGATGCGACGGGGGATGAGTTCTTTCTGGAGCTAGCGAGGGAGCGGACTCGTGAGGTGATGGCGCCACACCTGACGCATACCGGGGTGCATGACCACGGGTTCAACAACGTGTCGACGTATGGGAATTTGTGGCGGCTGGCGCGAGAAGGTCGGTTTGCCGCTGGCGCGGGGGAGATGGACTTTTATGAACTCGCGCTGAAGGTGACCGGTGCGGTGCAGGCCTCGCGGTGGGCGAAGACGGCGGATGGGACGGGGTACATTTATTCGTTCAATGGCCCGCAGTCGTTGTTTGTAGACACAATCCGGAGTTGTCGGGCGTTGGCGGTCAGCCACCAGTTGGGGCATGTGCTGCAGGGGGAGCGGGATGAACGGATCAATCTGCTGGGCCGGATCATCGAGCATGCACGGAACACGGCGCGGTTTAACATCTGGTACGGGGCAGACAGCAAGAATGGTCTGCGAGATATCTATGACATCCGGGGACGAGCCTCGCACGAGGCGGTGTTCAATGCGAACAACGGGGATTACCGGTGTCCTTCGACGCAGCAGGGTTACTCGCCGTTTTCGACGTGGACGCGCGGCTTATCGTGGGCGGTGGTGGGTTATCCGGAGCAGCTTGAGTTTCTTGAAACGGTGGGCGATGAGGAGCTTGAGCCTCATGGCGGGCGGGCTGAGGTGACTGGGTTCATGCTAGAGGCGGCGCGGGCGACATGTGATTTCTTTATTGAGCATACGCCGGTCGATGGCGTGCCTTACTGGGACACGGGCGCGCCTGGCCTGGCGATGATGGGTGATTACCTGGACCGCCCTGCTGAGCCGTTTAATGACTACGAACCGGTGGATTCTTCGGCGGGCGCGATCTGTTGCCAAGGGCTTGTTCGGCTGGGGCTGTATCTGAAGCGACATGGCGATGCGGCGGCGGGCGATCGCTATCTCAAGGCGGGGTTGACCTCGCTGCGGACGTTGCTGACGGACACCTATCTTGGCGTGGACCCTGAGCATCAGGGGTTGTCGCTGCACACGGTGTATCACCGGCCGAATGGCTGGGATTATGTGCCGGAGGGTCGGAAGATCCCGTGCGGCGAGGCGGCAATGTGGGGTGATTATCACCTGCGGGAGGCCGCGTTGACGGTGCAACGGCTGGCGAATGATGAGCCGGCGTACCGGTTCTTCGGTCCGATCGAGAATGACGTGGAGGCGGTGCGATGA